A genome region from Neptunomonas japonica JAMM 1380 includes the following:
- a CDS encoding DNA polymerase III subunit chi, whose amino-acid sequence MPQADFYILPSADEDSRYQFLGKLATRAISAGHWLYIHTDSEHLAERISERLWQSSPESFLANSLPTEKLHAPILIGWQPDHIPNTPDMLVNLSTIFPSQTVEFSRIAEIVIQSDEILALTRGRFKEYQGAGIQPRMHDMRKRSS is encoded by the coding sequence ATGCCTCAAGCCGACTTTTACATTCTGCCTAGTGCAGATGAGGACAGCCGCTACCAGTTTCTAGGTAAACTGGCGACCCGTGCGATCAGCGCGGGTCACTGGCTGTACATTCACACAGATTCTGAGCATCTAGCAGAGCGTATCAGCGAGCGTTTGTGGCAATCGTCACCCGAAAGCTTTTTAGCCAACAGCTTACCTACAGAAAAACTGCATGCACCTATTTTGATCGGCTGGCAGCCAGATCACATCCCTAACACACCCGATATGCTGGTCAACCTTTCGACTATTTTCCCGAGTCAAACAGTAGAGTTTAGCCGCATCGCCGAAATTGTTATTCAATCTGATGAGATACTCGCACTCACACGAGGACGCTTTAAAGAATACCAAGGCGCCGGAATCCAGCCCCGCATGCACGATATGCGTAAACGATCCTCCTAA
- a CDS encoding valine--tRNA ligase: MDKTYQPHEIEKSWYKTWEDNGYFAPAGEGESYSIMIPPPNVTGSLHMGHAFQHTIMDALTRYHRMKGKNTLWQVGTDHAGIATQMVVERKLAAEEQKTRHDLGREAFIEKIWEWKEESGDTITRQMRRLGDSVDWPTERFTMDAGFYSAVQEAFISMYDDKLIYRGKRLVNWDPKLHTAISDLEVENREVQGKMWYLRYPLADGVTTAEGKNYLVVGTTRPETMLGDTAVAINPEDERFQSIVGKFIELPLVGRRIPIISDEYADMEKGTGCVKITPAHDFNDNEVGKRCKLPMINIFTLNGDIRDEAQTFTSDGRESNDLDKTLPEKYRGMERFAARKAIVADFEALGLLVKVEENAMTVPYGDRGGVVIEPMLTDQWFADAKTLAKPAIEAVENGDIKFVPKQYENMYFAWMNDIQDWCISRQLWWGHRIPAFYDNQGNVYVAKDADAARAKYGLDLETELRQDDDVLDTWFSSGLWTFATLGWPENTERLKTFHPTDVLVTGFDIIFFWVARMMMMTMHLVKDDDGKPQIPFKTVYVTGLIRDENGDKMSKSKGNVLDPLDMIDGIELKDLLEKRTGNMMQPQLAEKIGKRTEKQFPEGIAAHGTDALRFTLAALASTGRDINWDVKRLEGYRNFCNKIWNAARYVQMNTEGEDCGQILVNGKTGDVELSLADRWIASRLQQVETDVSKHFEEYRFDLASQTLYDFIWNEYCGWYLELSKPVLWDENASAQAKRGTRRTLVRALEVILRLTHPIMPYITEEIWQSIKTEAGVEGDTIMLQGFPIANEAKIDTAAETDIEWLKGVISGVRNIRGEMGISPAKELDILLQNGSDEDKARLDANQTFLSKLASLASITWLKEGDKAPMSATQLVGDMQVLVPMAGLIDKDAELGRLKKEMDKLQKEISRVEGKLGNEKFVSNAPDAVITKEKEKLDTAKSAQSQLTEQYGKIEAL, from the coding sequence ATGGATAAGACCTACCAGCCACACGAGATTGAAAAATCCTGGTACAAAACCTGGGAAGACAACGGTTACTTCGCCCCCGCAGGCGAAGGCGAATCATATAGCATCATGATTCCACCGCCGAATGTTACCGGCAGCCTGCACATGGGCCACGCATTCCAGCACACCATCATGGACGCACTCACTCGCTACCATCGAATGAAAGGTAAAAATACCTTATGGCAAGTAGGTACCGACCACGCCGGTATCGCAACCCAAATGGTAGTAGAGCGTAAACTGGCAGCAGAAGAGCAAAAGACCCGTCACGATTTAGGCCGTGAAGCCTTCATCGAAAAAATCTGGGAATGGAAAGAAGAGTCTGGCGATACTATTACACGCCAAATGCGCCGTCTAGGCGATTCTGTTGACTGGCCAACTGAACGCTTCACTATGGATGCAGGTTTTTACAGTGCCGTACAAGAAGCTTTTATCAGCATGTACGACGATAAACTCATCTATCGTGGTAAGCGCTTGGTCAACTGGGACCCTAAACTACATACGGCTATATCTGATCTTGAAGTAGAGAATCGCGAAGTCCAAGGTAAGATGTGGTACTTACGCTACCCTCTCGCCGATGGCGTTACTACAGCCGAGGGTAAAAACTATTTAGTCGTGGGTACGACACGCCCTGAGACGATGCTTGGTGATACGGCTGTAGCCATAAATCCAGAAGATGAGCGCTTTCAAAGCATCGTTGGTAAGTTTATTGAACTGCCTTTGGTAGGCCGCCGTATTCCTATTATCAGCGATGAGTACGCTGATATGGAGAAAGGTACGGGTTGTGTAAAAATAACACCTGCTCACGATTTTAACGATAACGAAGTCGGTAAACGCTGCAAACTACCGATGATCAATATATTCACACTCAACGGCGACATTCGAGACGAAGCACAAACGTTTACTTCTGATGGGCGTGAAAGCAACGACCTCGATAAAACACTACCCGAAAAATACCGCGGTATGGAACGCTTTGCGGCACGCAAGGCTATTGTTGCAGACTTTGAAGCTCTTGGGTTACTCGTTAAAGTAGAAGAAAACGCCATGACCGTGCCTTACGGTGACCGTGGCGGTGTTGTCATTGAGCCGATGCTAACAGATCAATGGTTTGCTGATGCGAAAACATTAGCAAAACCTGCCATTGAAGCTGTTGAGAATGGCGATATTAAATTTGTCCCTAAACAGTACGAAAATATGTACTTTGCTTGGATGAACGATATTCAGGACTGGTGTATCTCTCGTCAGCTATGGTGGGGCCACCGTATCCCGGCGTTTTATGATAACCAAGGCAATGTTTACGTCGCTAAAGATGCCGACGCAGCACGTGCGAAGTATGGTTTAGATCTTGAGACAGAACTACGCCAAGACGATGATGTTTTGGATACATGGTTTAGCTCAGGCCTATGGACATTCGCCACACTTGGCTGGCCTGAAAACACCGAACGTCTGAAAACATTCCACCCAACGGATGTTCTCGTCACAGGCTTTGATATCATCTTCTTCTGGGTTGCCCGTATGATGATGATGACGATGCACCTGGTCAAAGATGACGATGGAAAACCACAAATACCATTCAAAACCGTTTATGTCACGGGCCTTATTCGTGACGAAAATGGCGACAAAATGTCAAAATCTAAGGGGAACGTCCTTGATCCTCTAGATATGATCGACGGAATAGAACTTAAAGACTTACTGGAAAAGCGCACCGGTAACATGATGCAGCCACAACTGGCTGAGAAGATTGGTAAGCGTACTGAGAAGCAGTTCCCAGAAGGCATCGCCGCACATGGTACTGATGCACTGCGCTTTACACTGGCAGCATTGGCCTCTACTGGCCGTGATATCAACTGGGATGTAAAACGCTTAGAAGGTTACCGCAACTTTTGTAATAAAATCTGGAACGCTGCACGTTACGTACAGATGAATACTGAAGGCGAAGATTGCGGCCAAATTCTAGTTAATGGCAAGACAGGCGATGTAGAGCTGTCTCTGGCTGATCGATGGATCGCTAGCCGCTTGCAGCAAGTGGAAACTGACGTCAGTAAGCACTTTGAAGAGTATCGCTTCGATCTAGCGTCACAAACCCTATATGACTTCATCTGGAACGAGTACTGTGGTTGGTACCTAGAACTATCCAAGCCTGTGCTATGGGACGAAAACGCATCTGCACAAGCCAAGCGTGGTACGCGTCGCACACTAGTACGTGCACTCGAAGTGATCCTACGATTGACTCACCCAATCATGCCGTACATCACCGAAGAGATTTGGCAGTCTATCAAGACTGAAGCAGGTGTTGAAGGAGACACCATCATGCTACAGGGCTTCCCTATTGCCAATGAAGCTAAAATCGATACAGCAGCAGAAACTGATATCGAATGGCTAAAAGGTGTTATTTCAGGGGTACGTAACATCCGTGGTGAGATGGGTATATCTCCTGCTAAAGAGCTAGATATCCTGCTACAAAACGGCAGCGATGAAGATAAAGCACGTTTGGATGCAAACCAAACTTTCCTATCAAAACTCGCCTCTCTTGCTTCTATCACTTGGCTTAAAGAAGGCGATAAAGCACCGATGTCGGCAACGCAGCTAGTTGGAGACATGCAGGTATTGGTGCCAATGGCAGGCTTAATCGATAAAGATGCGGAACTAGGACGTCTCAAAAAAGAGATGGATAAGCTGCAAAAAGAGATTAGCCGTGTAGAAGGTAAACTAGGAAACGAAAAATTCGTCTCCAACGCGCCTGATGCTGTTATCACTAAAGAGAAAGAAAAACTCGATACTGCCAAGTCAGCACAAAGCCAGCTGACAGAACAGTATGGGAAAATCGAAGCGCTTTAA
- a CDS encoding sensor domain-containing diguanylate cyclase, with translation MSATKTSFRSLKATLIFPYVFLITLLTITIGLLSYWAGSNTVSRLSERLSLEMVERIGQAVDHHMYGSSAVLEAAFPVGLAASDDISTELDAMRTRFWTATTLHTDPNDYVYYGNIAGQSYGLKRLNNEEAEIRIKTDPMEPRRYLRLSSINGETTQVSTESGIFDPRTRPWFSSREKSTNRHIWTSVYVDFSTQDLVVTRARQVLSPEDSFTGVVATDVSLLKLNRFISDLEVSEHGLAFLVESNGDLLAASNVPNVQKTNDGQMTRMDVNDSGNAMIKSTYQVLIPEIAKKENRSSVGTLTFTDEFNEKINVAYKHITDNAGLDWIAVIAVPNSDILTGVTQQVYMVLILGTVAVVLAMLLGLMILMRFTRDITSMAHAVMERGEPELSSITLQRTDEIGVLARSLMEMRRDLLTDSLTNTANRAALELFVSKLLKPDDQCPAPSFALLFIDLDNFKQLNDKHGHDKGDEALIEVAQRFAMLMRPHDLLARIGGDEFVVVLTDNINLSSAEIIKDRFEASLTQPLNCLLPNNTLQLNASVGVAIYPEDGRNLKSLIKAADMQMYKAKSDR, from the coding sequence ATGTCTGCAACCAAAACAAGTTTCCGGTCGCTGAAAGCAACACTGATTTTTCCATATGTCTTTCTGATCACTCTTCTTACAATCACCATTGGCCTTCTTTCCTATTGGGCTGGTAGCAATACCGTTTCACGCCTTTCAGAACGCCTTTCTTTAGAAATGGTAGAGCGCATTGGCCAAGCAGTAGATCATCACATGTACGGCTCTAGCGCTGTTTTAGAAGCAGCCTTCCCCGTTGGTTTAGCCGCTTCCGATGATATTAGTACTGAGCTCGATGCAATGCGGACCCGCTTTTGGACAGCCACGACATTACACACCGACCCAAACGACTATGTTTATTATGGCAATATTGCAGGCCAATCTTATGGGCTGAAACGACTAAATAATGAAGAAGCAGAAATTCGTATTAAGACAGACCCTATGGAGCCTCGCCGCTATTTACGTTTAAGTAGTATCAATGGAGAAACAACTCAAGTTTCAACTGAAAGCGGCATTTTTGACCCGCGCACACGCCCATGGTTCAGCTCTAGAGAGAAAAGCACCAACCGACATATTTGGACATCTGTTTATGTGGACTTTTCGACCCAAGACTTAGTCGTGACGCGTGCCCGTCAAGTGCTCTCACCTGAAGACAGCTTTACTGGTGTAGTGGCCACCGATGTTTCATTATTAAAGCTAAACCGCTTTATTTCTGACTTAGAAGTAAGTGAACATGGGTTAGCATTTCTGGTAGAGAGCAATGGTGACCTGCTCGCTGCGTCCAATGTGCCTAATGTGCAAAAAACTAATGACGGGCAGATGACCCGAATGGATGTAAATGACTCAGGTAATGCCATGATCAAATCCACTTACCAAGTACTCATCCCAGAAATAGCTAAAAAAGAGAATCGTTCATCAGTGGGCACCCTTACGTTTACAGATGAGTTTAACGAAAAAATTAATGTGGCTTATAAGCACATTACAGATAATGCCGGATTAGACTGGATCGCAGTGATTGCAGTCCCTAATAGCGATATTCTCACCGGCGTTACACAGCAGGTTTACATGGTATTGATACTAGGCACAGTCGCCGTGGTACTAGCTATGTTACTCGGGCTAATGATTCTGATGAGGTTTACTCGTGATATAACCTCCATGGCTCATGCCGTCATGGAAAGAGGAGAACCTGAGCTATCCAGTATCACATTACAACGGACTGATGAAATTGGTGTATTGGCACGCTCCCTAATGGAAATGCGCCGTGATCTACTCACTGATTCATTAACAAATACTGCTAACCGTGCGGCCCTTGAGTTATTTGTTTCAAAGTTGCTCAAGCCAGATGATCAGTGTCCAGCGCCTTCTTTCGCATTGCTGTTTATTGATTTGGATAATTTTAAGCAACTTAATGACAAACACGGCCATGATAAAGGTGATGAGGCACTAATAGAAGTGGCACAACGCTTTGCAATGCTGATGAGACCACACGACTTATTAGCGCGCATTGGCGGTGATGAGTTTGTTGTTGTTTTAACCGATAATATTAACCTATCTTCAGCAGAAATTATTAAAGACCGCTTTGAAGCATCACTAACTCAACCTCTAAATTGCTTACTCCCTAATAATACTCTGCAGTTAAATGCCTCTGTTGGGGTCGCTATTTACCCAGAGGATGGGCGTAATCTTAAGTCATTAATCAAAGCTGCTGACATGCAGATGTACAAAGCTAAAAGTGACCGATAG
- a CDS encoding sulfite exporter TauE/SafE family protein, whose protein sequence is MTPVEWLLLTVIIAIAGVVRGCIGFGFSALVVASSTLFLDPAIVVPMLAILEIVASIHMAITTWRDAERKILIYLMIGATMATPLGVYALVILPADSIRLLLSLMILILSGLLARGWQYRGRRGPVTFFSLGLLSGVCNGAAAVGGLPVATFLTAMNLSMASLRATLVLFFFGTDIVFILSASGHGLFSQSLLMMSALMIIPMTLGVHFGGKLFTIVPEQRLRSGVICLLILLSLIGLIRAAIGHF, encoded by the coding sequence ATGACGCCGGTAGAATGGCTGTTGCTGACAGTAATTATTGCTATTGCTGGGGTAGTTCGTGGTTGTATTGGATTTGGTTTTTCTGCTTTAGTGGTTGCCTCATCGACACTATTTCTTGATCCAGCAATCGTCGTCCCTATGTTGGCAATACTTGAGATCGTAGCTAGTATTCATATGGCTATCACAACATGGCGTGATGCAGAACGTAAGATACTTATCTATCTCATGATTGGCGCAACAATGGCCACGCCGCTAGGTGTTTATGCACTCGTTATACTACCCGCTGACAGCATACGCCTATTACTGTCACTTATGATATTAATACTAAGCGGCTTGTTAGCCCGCGGCTGGCAGTACCGTGGCCGACGTGGACCAGTAACGTTTTTTTCTCTTGGTTTGCTGTCAGGTGTTTGTAACGGTGCGGCGGCAGTAGGGGGCCTGCCTGTTGCGACTTTTCTAACAGCGATGAATTTGAGTATGGCGTCTTTGCGCGCTACATTGGTGTTGTTCTTTTTTGGAACAGATATTGTTTTTATACTCAGTGCATCGGGTCACGGGTTGTTCTCTCAATCGTTACTAATGATGAGTGCTTTGATGATAATCCCTATGACGTTGGGTGTTCATTTTGGAGGGAAACTATTTACAATCGTTCCCGAGCAACGTTTGAGATCCGGGGTTATTTGCTTGCTGATACTGCTGTCACTGATAGGTCTAATACGTGCTGCTATCGGTCACTTTTAG
- a CDS encoding TetR/AcrR family transcriptional regulator has product MMANVAKYDRDDVIKKAMLLFWEKGFNGTSTRDLQQAVDLRPGSIYSAFGSKDGLFKEALRCYSTNTHALLQEKIQQQGSPLSGLQAFIHCVVVRNRSSAPSDMCMLVKAVAELTDSNPELLQESQSLMKKGELSFARVLQEAQVQGELSLSADPQSLAKYIQVQLIGLRTYLRTSNDVVAVEQLIENTFQMLKAPH; this is encoded by the coding sequence ATGATGGCTAATGTTGCTAAATACGATCGTGATGATGTAATAAAAAAAGCGATGCTACTTTTCTGGGAAAAAGGCTTTAATGGCACCTCCACGCGTGATCTTCAGCAGGCCGTGGATCTTCGCCCGGGTAGTATTTATAGTGCATTTGGCAGCAAAGACGGTTTGTTTAAAGAAGCACTGCGTTGCTATTCAACCAATACACACGCATTACTGCAGGAAAAAATTCAGCAGCAAGGTTCTCCTTTATCTGGGCTGCAGGCATTTATTCACTGCGTAGTGGTTCGCAACCGTAGCTCTGCACCCAGCGATATGTGCATGCTAGTTAAAGCGGTGGCGGAGCTAACTGATAGCAACCCAGAGCTATTACAAGAAAGCCAAAGCTTGATGAAAAAAGGAGAGCTAAGTTTTGCTAGGGTGCTACAAGAAGCGCAGGTTCAGGGTGAACTTTCTCTTAGTGCAGACCCACAGTCCTTGGCTAAATATATACAGGTTCAACTTATAGGCTTGCGTACTTATTTACGTACTAGTAATGATGTTGTTGCGGTAGAACAGTTGATTGAAAATACCTTTCAAATGTTAAAAGCACCTCACTAA
- a CDS encoding carboxymuconolactone decarboxylase family protein, producing the protein MNNLTVHTRETAPEQSKPLLDNSVKAFGSIPSLHGVMAESPEALEAYQLLHKLFQSTSLNAEELTVVWQTINVEHGCHYCVPAHAAIAKMMKVDDALTAALRNCGPMPTPKLQALHDTTLAIVRNRGLISQAQVQSFYDAGYTQKQLLEIVLGLAQKIMSNYINHLADTPIDERFAAFL; encoded by the coding sequence ATGAACAACCTGACCGTACACACACGCGAAACCGCTCCAGAACAAAGTAAACCTCTACTAGATAACTCGGTTAAAGCATTTGGCTCTATTCCCAGCCTACACGGTGTTATGGCGGAATCACCTGAAGCGCTGGAAGCCTACCAGTTGCTGCACAAGCTTTTTCAATCAACTTCTTTAAATGCAGAAGAACTTACTGTCGTATGGCAAACGATTAACGTTGAACACGGCTGCCATTATTGTGTACCTGCTCATGCTGCCATTGCAAAAATGATGAAGGTAGATGATGCACTTACTGCTGCGCTGCGTAACTGTGGCCCGATGCCTACTCCTAAGCTACAGGCTTTGCATGACACAACCCTAGCCATCGTTCGCAACCGTGGTTTAATTTCTCAAGCACAAGTACAAAGCTTCTACGATGCGGGTTATACCCAGAAGCAGTTACTAGAAATCGTTCTAGGTTTAGCTCAGAAGATTATGAGCAACTACATTAATCACTTGGCAGATACGCCAATTGATGAGCGCTTTGCTGCTTTTCTATAA
- a CDS encoding GlxA family transcriptional regulator codes for MTISRIFIGIIDYPGALQSAVQGLREMFVAANRICVQQNLNIAFDIEIYNVEQVATFSNKTFLKDKQQSNSLHVVILPPCLEGEYYICPDQHLKAWLLEQRSQGVILCSVCAGAFILAACGLLDHRPATTHWGLTERFNKTYPKVHLDSNKILINDTDLMTAGGLMAWLDLGLELVAQFTQARIMRLLGKYLIVDTGSREQRYYRSFVPALNHGDQAVLTVQHHLQVNFAKNISMRDLAALSCLGERTFLRRFVKATELKPSQYLQQLRIQKACDRIESSHDSVELIATKVGYEDVSAFRKVFIKTMGLTPREFRHRFAH; via the coding sequence ATGACAATTAGTCGGATTTTCATAGGAATTATTGATTACCCAGGTGCACTGCAATCTGCGGTTCAAGGTCTTAGGGAGATGTTTGTTGCGGCAAACCGTATCTGTGTACAACAAAACCTGAATATTGCTTTTGATATAGAGATATACAATGTTGAACAGGTCGCAACATTTTCAAATAAGACATTTTTAAAGGATAAACAGCAAAGTAACTCATTACATGTTGTTATCCTTCCCCCTTGTCTGGAGGGCGAGTATTACATTTGTCCAGATCAGCACCTTAAAGCGTGGTTATTAGAGCAGCGCTCGCAAGGAGTGATACTTTGTTCAGTATGCGCAGGGGCTTTTATTCTGGCTGCTTGTGGGTTATTGGATCATCGTCCGGCGACGACACATTGGGGTTTGACGGAGCGCTTTAATAAGACTTATCCCAAGGTACATTTAGACAGCAATAAAATATTGATAAATGATACTGACCTTATGACAGCCGGTGGGTTGATGGCGTGGTTGGATTTGGGTCTGGAGCTGGTGGCTCAGTTTACCCAAGCGCGCATAATGCGATTACTAGGGAAGTATTTGATTGTTGATACAGGCTCACGCGAGCAGCGCTATTATCGCAGTTTTGTGCCAGCGTTAAACCATGGTGATCAAGCTGTACTTACTGTGCAGCATCACTTGCAGGTTAACTTTGCTAAAAATATTTCGATGCGTGATTTAGCGGCATTAAGTTGTTTAGGTGAACGTACTTTTTTACGACGTTTTGTTAAAGCAACAGAGCTAAAACCCAGCCAATACTTACAGCAATTACGTATACAAAAAGCCTGTGACCGGATTGAAAGCAGTCACGACAGTGTAGAACTTATCGCTACAAAAGTGGGTTATGAAGATGTGAGTGCGTTCCGTAAGGTCTTTATTAAAACAATGGGACTAACTCCGCGTGAGTTTAGACATCGCTTTGCGCACTGA
- a CDS encoding cysteine hydrolase family protein — translation MSQTALLLIDFQNDYFSEGKWPLSGTEAAAGQGAKLLAAFRNQGLPIVHVRHEFLTADAPFFLQGSEGAKIHHSVTPLKNEAIILKHKPNSFRDTELQEVLKKLKVEKLIIVGAMSHMCIDAGVRAAVDLGYEVSVAHDACAARDLEFNGTTVPATHVHAAFMAALSPSYANVSSTTELLENLNM, via the coding sequence ATGTCCCAAACAGCATTATTATTAATCGACTTTCAAAACGACTATTTTTCAGAGGGAAAATGGCCACTCAGTGGCACTGAAGCAGCAGCAGGGCAAGGCGCAAAACTACTGGCAGCATTTCGTAACCAAGGTTTGCCTATCGTGCATGTTCGCCATGAATTTTTAACAGCTGACGCACCATTTTTTTTACAGGGCTCAGAGGGTGCGAAAATTCATCACTCAGTAACCCCACTAAAAAATGAGGCCATTATTCTCAAGCATAAACCTAATAGCTTTCGTGACACCGAGCTTCAAGAGGTACTTAAAAAACTAAAAGTAGAGAAACTAATTATTGTTGGTGCGATGAGCCATATGTGTATCGATGCAGGCGTTCGTGCTGCCGTAGACTTAGGCTATGAGGTATCGGTGGCACATGATGCTTGTGCTGCACGTGATCTGGAATTTAATGGAACAACGGTACCAGCGACTCATGTACACGCAGCATTTATGGCGGCTCTTAGCCCATCATATGCCAATGTAAGCAGCACAACAGAGCTATTAGAAAACCTCAATATGTAA
- a CDS encoding S1 family peptidase, with amino-acid sequence MSQSVVKIETGTSSATGFIWQDTQFVVTSLHVVDGQQNITANYVNANGQIVASSAATVERVLKKSDLVMLRLDNPLNRPVLKVGLSPLKIKQSLDAVGFPLNIAGYSSTEVKVRFGGDQLRSILPSKVLQKIGEYPSITLKILNLEGNLVPGLSGGPIVDNKGQVVGIVDGGLESGAIGISWGIPASELQLLAQSTDRKVPNASGITELFAADLDANVGQTQLVGDIRLTKLRSRSFQQLAETADDKLGLNQLATLFNGFNPYAFNYDIYQDMDSGAMIVVPMGAEISEEDELTIIEFGDERMEMVFDIWRVQNLNEAQYYSIEFENTLTELDHYSQVFPDPYWSYLTPISQFGVTVNRKAIYRNVFNGMMWQTDKYYFETLATNGSTLLAVAAVNHDNSPEMVQLEMWCSQGGFHNECEQVAASRKLWAQMVLGVQFASFPQHQMQ; translated from the coding sequence GTGAGTCAATCGGTTGTTAAGATAGAAACAGGAACATCATCTGCTACCGGATTTATTTGGCAAGATACTCAGTTTGTTGTGACTTCTTTGCATGTGGTCGATGGGCAGCAGAATATTACAGCGAACTATGTTAACGCGAATGGGCAGATTGTTGCCTCTTCTGCGGCGACTGTTGAGCGAGTGTTGAAAAAATCTGATTTGGTTATGTTGCGTCTTGATAACCCACTAAATAGGCCAGTATTAAAGGTTGGTTTATCTCCCTTAAAAATTAAACAGTCCCTTGATGCAGTGGGGTTTCCTCTCAATATTGCGGGATATAGTAGCACTGAAGTTAAGGTACGCTTTGGGGGAGACCAGCTGCGATCCATCTTGCCCTCCAAAGTATTACAAAAGATAGGCGAGTACCCAAGCATCACGCTAAAAATATTAAATCTAGAAGGTAATTTGGTGCCTGGGCTATCAGGTGGCCCTATTGTTGATAATAAAGGCCAAGTGGTGGGTATTGTTGATGGAGGCTTAGAGAGTGGCGCCATAGGTATAAGTTGGGGAATACCTGCGAGTGAATTACAACTGCTGGCTCAGTCAACAGATAGAAAAGTACCTAATGCTTCAGGTATTACTGAGCTGTTCGCTGCTGATTTGGACGCCAATGTAGGGCAGACGCAGCTGGTGGGGGATATTCGTTTAACTAAGTTACGAAGCCGTTCTTTTCAGCAGCTAGCTGAAACCGCGGATGATAAATTAGGCCTTAATCAGCTTGCTACGTTATTTAATGGATTTAACCCGTATGCCTTTAACTATGATATTTATCAGGATATGGACTCAGGGGCGATGATCGTTGTTCCTATGGGAGCCGAAATCAGTGAAGAGGATGAACTGACGATTATTGAATTTGGCGATGAGCGTATGGAAATGGTATTTGATATTTGGCGCGTTCAGAACTTAAATGAAGCACAATATTATTCTATCGAATTTGAAAATACATTGACGGAGTTAGATCACTATTCGCAAGTATTTCCGGATCCATATTGGAGTTATTTAACTCCAATATCTCAGTTTGGGGTAACGGTAAATCGCAAAGCTATTTATCGCAATGTTTTTAATGGCATGATGTGGCAAACAGATAAATACTACTTCGAAACGTTGGCAACCAACGGCTCAACTTTACTTGCGGTTGCGGCTGTTAATCATGATAACAGCCCTGAAATGGTTCAGCTTGAAATGTGGTGCAGCCAAGGCGGTTTTCATAATGAATGTGAACAAGTTGCTGCATCAAGAAAATTATGGGCACAAATGGTTTTAGGTGTGCAGTTTGCTAGTTTTCCTCAACATCAAATGCAGTAA
- a CDS encoding GNAT family N-acetyltransferase, which produces MEDYQIQLLCPAQKIALSKFYKRNQYKGKLKETDRVWVMAQPGKVVGAARFCQQAGCRVLRGVWIERELRSRGLGHQLLHHLQCKGELDDCYCFPYLHLETFYSRYGFKKVKSAPAVLKSTLERYNRKNAQVLLMLQQA; this is translated from the coding sequence ATGGAAGATTATCAAATACAACTGCTGTGTCCAGCGCAAAAAATAGCGCTTTCTAAGTTCTATAAGCGGAATCAATACAAAGGTAAATTAAAAGAGACTGATAGGGTTTGGGTCATGGCTCAACCGGGTAAAGTCGTGGGAGCCGCACGCTTTTGTCAGCAAGCGGGTTGTAGGGTATTACGTGGTGTTTGGATTGAAAGAGAGCTACGCAGCCGCGGTTTGGGGCATCAGCTATTACATCACTTACAATGTAAAGGTGAACTCGATGATTGTTATTGTTTTCCCTATCTTCACCTCGAAACATTCTATTCCAGATATGGCTTCAAGAAAGTGAAGTCGGCGCCTGCTGTATTAAAGTCAACATTAGAGCGCTATAACCGAAAAAACGCACAAGTTCTACTAATGCTTCAACAGGCATAG